A part of Desertifilum tharense IPPAS B-1220 genomic DNA contains:
- a CDS encoding glycosyltransferase family 4 protein, with product MHQSITSHQGAIWSGSLSEPIRPFRLSIITQYYPPDYAATGQLIEELATHLGDRGLEIHIFTGQPGYAFGQKSAPNRECLDNLNIRRTRTAQFVPQRIRGKALNGLFFFLRSALHLLKSAGRGDVLLLTTAPPFLPILGYFVHLCFGLPYVCLLYDLYPDVAIELNVIEKNHWMVKFWDALNARIWQKAQAIIVLSSSMKQRVEAKCPEVSDKISIIHSWANPNQILPIPKDQNWFAHRHNLANKFSVLYSGNMGRCHDLETIMEAAIQLQHEPIQFVFIGSGAKRQVCLDLVEEKGLKNCLFLPYQDKQLLPYSLTSCDLSLVSISPGMEGLVAPSKLYGILAAGRPVAAICEPHSYLRQLIADANCGASFNNEDSTGLANFIRRLAYDSQLTQLLGNSGRHYLLSHFTPEIIAQEYLQVLSYSVQSHKVHQRLRDRTQKSPNYFLG from the coding sequence TTGCATCAATCCATCACTTCGCACCAAGGCGCTATTTGGTCAGGTAGTCTTTCAGAACCCATTCGCCCATTCAGGCTATCAATTATTACGCAATACTACCCCCCTGATTATGCTGCAACCGGGCAACTGATTGAAGAACTCGCGACTCATTTAGGCGATCGCGGTTTAGAGATTCATATTTTCACAGGACAACCGGGCTATGCCTTCGGTCAAAAATCGGCCCCCAACCGCGAATGTCTCGATAATTTAAACATTCGCCGTACCCGTACCGCCCAATTTGTGCCCCAACGCATTCGCGGTAAAGCCCTCAACGGGCTATTCTTTTTTTTGCGTTCTGCCTTGCACCTGTTGAAATCAGCAGGGCGCGGCGACGTGTTATTGCTAACGACAGCCCCGCCGTTTTTACCTATTTTGGGCTATTTCGTTCACCTGTGCTTTGGTCTTCCTTACGTCTGTTTACTCTACGATTTGTATCCTGACGTAGCTATTGAACTTAACGTCATTGAGAAAAATCATTGGATGGTCAAGTTTTGGGATGCACTCAACGCCCGCATTTGGCAAAAGGCTCAAGCGATTATCGTTCTGAGTTCTTCCATGAAACAGCGCGTTGAAGCCAAATGTCCTGAAGTCAGCGATAAGATTTCCATCATTCATAGTTGGGCTAATCCTAACCAGATTCTGCCGATTCCTAAAGACCAAAATTGGTTCGCTCATCGCCATAACCTAGCGAATAAATTCAGCGTTCTCTATTCGGGCAATATGGGACGATGCCACGATCTAGAAACCATTATGGAGGCGGCGATTCAACTGCAACATGAACCGATTCAATTTGTTTTTATTGGGAGTGGTGCAAAGCGTCAGGTTTGTCTCGACCTTGTTGAAGAAAAAGGATTAAAAAATTGCTTATTTTTACCCTACCAAGATAAGCAACTCCTGCCTTATTCTCTGACCTCCTGCGACCTCTCCCTCGTCAGCATTAGCCCAGGGATGGAAGGGTTAGTCGCTCCCAGCAAATTGTACGGGATTTTGGCCGCCGGTCGCCCAGTTGCTGCCATTTGCGAGCCGCATTCCTACTTGCGTCAACTGATTGCTGATGCGAACTGTGGAGCTAGTTTTAATAATGAGGATAGTACGGGATTAGCAAACTTTATTCGCCGTTTAGCCTATGACTCTCAACTGACTCAGTTGTTAGGAAACTCCGGACGCCATTATCTTTTGTCCCACTTTACACCAGAGATTATTGCTCAGGAATATTTACAAGTGTTGTCCTATAGCGTCCAATCCCACAAAGTCCATCAACGACTGCGCGATCGCACCCAAAAATCACCCAATTACTTTCTGGGTTAG
- a CDS encoding bifunctional 2-polyprenyl-6-hydroxyphenol methylase/3-demethylubiquinol 3-O-methyltransferase UbiG, with the protein MSYSQRLLQQGSSLTRLAHRSRYDAVLSLLQGNQFQRALDYGCGDGWLLRSAYEAGLVTSGVGVDIAPQMLSLCEETLANIPGFQFCLPDAIASWIEPQSCDLLLCTETLEHVDSPKEILDTILSYCKPGATVVISVPIEIGPALLVKQFGRYLANFKGHYGYEKYTPKELWDAAFLWNTDSFPSSHSLPFTGFRAHKGFDYRKIKAMLAERLSLEKQVCTPFPLLGNWFNSTVFWVGRV; encoded by the coding sequence ATGTCCTATTCTCAACGGCTTTTGCAACAAGGAAGTAGTCTAACCCGCCTTGCCCATCGTTCGCGCTACGATGCTGTATTGAGCCTGCTGCAAGGCAATCAGTTTCAGCGAGCCTTAGACTATGGTTGTGGGGATGGTTGGTTACTGAGAAGTGCTTACGAAGCAGGTCTAGTTACGTCAGGAGTCGGCGTTGATATTGCGCCGCAAATGCTGTCCCTGTGCGAGGAAACCCTGGCGAACATCCCTGGATTTCAATTTTGTCTCCCGGATGCGATCGCCTCCTGGATCGAGCCGCAAAGCTGCGATCTGCTCCTGTGTACAGAAACGCTAGAACACGTTGATAGCCCTAAAGAAATCTTAGACACCATCCTTTCCTACTGCAAACCCGGTGCTACCGTTGTCATCTCTGTACCGATTGAAATTGGACCTGCCTTACTCGTCAAGCAATTTGGACGTTATTTAGCCAACTTCAAAGGGCATTACGGCTACGAAAAATATACCCCAAAAGAACTCTGGGATGCAGCTTTTCTGTGGAATACCGATAGTTTTCCCTCCTCGCACTCCTTACCTTTTACAGGTTTTAGAGCGCATAAGGGTTTTGATTATCGCAAAATTAAGGCAATGCTCGCAGAACGCCTAAGCCTCGAAAAACAGGTTTGCACGCCTTTTCCCCTGTTGGGCAACTGGTTCAACAGCACCGTGTTTTGGGTTGGACGCGTTTAG
- a CDS encoding glycosyltransferase: MRVLHVIPSVSPHRGGPSRVALNLVKSLREQGVEAEIATTNDDGSGSDAPLAVPVNCKSEYEGVPVWFFPLSASPRQNVTLGRDKGFLFSADLTQWLWNHIRSYDILDNHYLFSYASSCAGAIARWQNVPYTVRTMGQLAPWALAQSRRKKQLYAFLLERRNLNRAAAVHCTSAGEVTDVRNFGVTAPTLTLPLGVEFSQPLPDAKQKLRARYQLPGGVPLILFLSRLHYKKRPDLLLQALHQLGSQTTHFHLLLAGSGEPDYLETLKDLVSDLGLAERTTFTGFVAGEDKDLVLQGSDLFVLPSFSENFGIAVAEAMAAGLPVLIAPGVQIAPDIAQAQAGLVVEGTVSAFAEAIAHLLNSQSDRVQLGRNGVQYAQQHYTWSAIATQLAIGYSKLSN, translated from the coding sequence ATGCGAGTCTTGCACGTCATTCCCTCAGTTTCTCCCCATCGCGGGGGGCCGAGTCGCGTCGCGCTCAACCTAGTCAAATCTCTCCGAGAACAGGGCGTTGAGGCAGAAATTGCCACAACCAACGATGACGGGTCGGGTAGCGATGCCCCCTTGGCGGTGCCTGTGAACTGCAAGAGCGAGTATGAAGGCGTTCCGGTTTGGTTTTTTCCCCTCAGCGCTTCTCCCCGCCAGAATGTCACCCTAGGGCGCGATAAGGGCTTTTTATTTTCAGCGGATTTAACTCAATGGTTGTGGAACCATATCCGCAGTTACGATATTTTAGACAACCATTATCTATTTTCCTACGCTTCTAGTTGCGCTGGCGCGATCGCCCGCTGGCAAAACGTCCCCTATACGGTTCGCACAATGGGACAACTCGCCCCGTGGGCCCTTGCCCAAAGTCGCAGAAAAAAGCAACTCTACGCCTTTTTACTCGAACGCCGCAACCTCAACCGGGCTGCGGCCGTTCACTGCACAAGTGCGGGTGAAGTGACGGATGTACGTAACTTTGGCGTAACTGCCCCGACCCTCACCCTACCTTTGGGAGTGGAATTTTCGCAACCCCTACCCGACGCCAAACAAAAGTTACGCGCCCGCTACCAGCTTCCAGGCGGCGTTCCCCTAATCTTATTTTTATCTCGCCTCCACTATAAAAAGCGTCCCGATTTACTGCTGCAAGCACTTCATCAACTCGGTTCGCAAACCACTCACTTTCACCTTTTGCTAGCCGGTTCGGGTGAACCCGACTATTTAGAGACTTTAAAAGACCTCGTTTCTGACTTGGGACTTGCTGAGAGAACCACCTTTACTGGGTTTGTCGCCGGAGAGGATAAAGATTTGGTTTTGCAAGGATCGGATCTGTTCGTGTTACCCTCTTTTTCAGAAAACTTTGGCATTGCGGTGGCTGAAGCGATGGCCGCAGGTTTACCCGTTCTGATCGCGCCAGGGGTGCAAATTGCCCCTGATATCGCCCAAGCACAAGCGGGTTTAGTAGTAGAAGGCACCGTCAGCGCCTTTGCAGAGGCGATCGCGCATTTGCTAAACTCCCAGAGCGATCGCGTCCAACTCGGACGCAACGGCGTTCAATATGCTCAACAGCATTACACTTGGAGTGCGATCGCTACTCAACTGGCGATTGGCTACAGCAAGCTCTCAAACTAA
- a CDS encoding glycosyltransferase family 4 protein has translation MKKAPISLIHPTGNPNSREAALALAEANLLHEIITSIAYIPNPGFKRLPAFITQELERRTWIPPENVNLRTHPWNEVLRVGLMRTGIHKRFGIPNQRLTDWIYLSLDRHVAQSHLKGLRAVYAYEDGAACAFEAAKQAGILCLYDLPIMFYRMSREIQAEEAERFPELAPSLQAAKEPQWKLERKEKEVQLADRIFVASSVTQRSLLAFGVDAAKISVIPYGAPLEYFHPKPKSDSCFRAIYVGRLEPRKGIHYLLEAWNSLKLPNAELWLVGINEYPPGWLDRYAGSFRYIPSVPHTALNDYYSAADVLVFPSLVEGFGLVLLEAMACGIPIITTPNTAGPDLITDGTEGFIVPIRNVEILQEKLEWCYSHRSELALMGKAARQKAEQLTWQLYRQKLADRVQSLLVKSEFSSEKTYS, from the coding sequence ATGAAGAAAGCTCCTATCTCCCTAATTCACCCTACGGGTAATCCCAACTCTCGCGAAGCAGCACTGGCTTTAGCTGAAGCAAATTTATTGCATGAAATTATCACTTCAATTGCTTATATTCCCAATCCAGGCTTTAAGCGTTTACCTGCATTTATAACTCAAGAACTAGAACGTCGAACTTGGATACCTCCTGAAAATGTAAATTTGCGGACGCATCCTTGGAATGAGGTTCTGCGAGTCGGCTTGATGCGAACAGGGATTCACAAACGTTTCGGCATTCCAAACCAACGGTTAACTGACTGGATTTATTTATCCCTCGATCGACACGTTGCTCAATCCCATCTTAAGGGTTTGCGAGCGGTTTATGCTTATGAAGATGGGGCTGCTTGTGCTTTTGAAGCTGCAAAACAAGCTGGTATTTTGTGCCTGTACGACTTACCGATCATGTTCTACCGGATGAGTCGCGAAATTCAAGCCGAGGAAGCAGAACGCTTTCCCGAACTCGCGCCATCGTTACAGGCGGCGAAAGAACCCCAGTGGAAGCTAGAACGCAAGGAAAAAGAAGTGCAACTGGCGGATCGGATTTTTGTCGCCTCTTCTGTGACCCAGCGATCGCTCTTAGCCTTTGGCGTTGATGCTGCTAAAATTAGCGTCATCCCCTACGGCGCGCCTCTAGAGTATTTTCACCCCAAACCCAAGTCTGACTCTTGCTTTCGTGCCATTTATGTTGGACGTTTAGAACCCCGCAAAGGCATTCATTACCTGTTAGAAGCTTGGAATTCCCTCAAGCTACCTAATGCAGAACTTTGGTTAGTGGGAATTAATGAATATCCCCCTGGCTGGCTAGACCGTTATGCAGGCAGTTTTCGCTACATTCCCTCAGTACCCCATACGGCCTTAAATGATTACTATAGTGCAGCAGATGTTCTAGTCTTTCCCTCTTTAGTCGAAGGATTTGGACTGGTTTTATTAGAAGCGATGGCTTGCGGTATTCCCATTATTACCACACCCAATACCGCCGGGCCTGATTTGATTACCGATGGTACAGAAGGATTTATTGTCCCGATCCGGAATGTGGAAATTTTACAAGAAAAACTAGAGTGGTGCTACTCTCATCGCAGCGAACTTGCTCTGATGGGAAAAGCCGCACGCCAAAAAGCAGAACAGCTCACTTGGCAATTGTATCGACAGAAGCTAGCCGATCGAGTACAGTCATTATTGGTTAAAAGCGAGTTTTCCTCGGAGAAAACTTACAGTTGA
- a CDS encoding glycosyltransferase, which yields MYNYSQASKISNFHLWFPNIFGFKGGIQVYSAFLLQALQEIYPESEYEVFLKLDKQATPDLTFLDKTQFHFVGGWPKLMQTPVFATQLLGYGVGKRPDLAIATHINFTLAANWLKRVAGVPYWAIAHGVEAWDIQQPRLQQALANADRILAVSEYTRDRLLKEQNLDPHKVGLLPNTFDESRFQICPKPAYLLERYNLSADRPLILTVGRLSETDRYKGYDRIIEALPTILQQIPNAHYLIVGKGKDRDRVERLIQQLNLQNHVTLAGFIPDEELCDHYNLCDLFAMPSKGEGFGIVYLEALACGKPTLGGNQDGAIDALCRGKLGALVDPNSVEEIAQTAIAILNRTYDNPLMYQPEALRQAVIDTFGFKRFVQTLAALFSPAISYP from the coding sequence ATGTACAATTATTCTCAAGCCTCAAAAATCTCTAACTTTCATCTCTGGTTTCCGAATATCTTTGGCTTTAAAGGAGGAATTCAGGTTTATTCTGCTTTCCTGCTTCAGGCTTTACAAGAAATTTATCCTGAAAGCGAATATGAGGTGTTTCTCAAATTAGATAAACAAGCCACGCCGGATCTCACTTTTTTGGATAAAACCCAGTTCCATTTTGTGGGAGGCTGGCCGAAGTTGATGCAAACGCCGGTATTTGCTACCCAATTGTTGGGATATGGTGTGGGAAAGCGACCGGATCTGGCGATCGCAACTCACATTAACTTTACCCTAGCTGCCAATTGGCTCAAACGGGTTGCAGGGGTTCCCTATTGGGCGATCGCGCATGGAGTAGAAGCCTGGGATATCCAACAGCCGCGCCTGCAACAAGCCTTAGCCAATGCCGATCGCATCTTAGCTGTTAGCGAATACACCCGCGATCGCCTCCTCAAAGAACAAAACCTCGATCCACACAAAGTTGGACTCCTTCCCAATACCTTTGACGAAAGCCGCTTCCAAATTTGCCCCAAACCGGCCTATCTTCTAGAACGCTACAACCTGAGTGCCGATCGTCCCCTAATTCTTACCGTCGGACGCCTCTCAGAAACCGATCGATATAAAGGCTACGATCGCATTATCGAAGCCTTACCCACCATCCTGCAACAGATCCCCAACGCCCATTATCTGATCGTCGGAAAAGGCAAGGATCGCGATCGCGTCGAACGCCTCATTCAACAACTCAACCTCCAAAACCACGTCACCCTCGCCGGGTTTATTCCCGATGAAGAACTGTGCGACCATTACAACCTCTGCGATCTATTTGCCATGCCTAGCAAAGGAGAAGGTTTTGGGATCGTTTATCTAGAAGCCTTAGCCTGCGGCAAACCCACCCTTGGGGGCAACCAAGATGGGGCCATTGATGCCCTGTGTCGCGGTAAACTAGGAGCCTTAGTCGATCCTAACAGCGTTGAAGAAATTGCTCAAACCGCGATCGCCATCCTCAACCGTACCTACGATAACCCCCTGATGTATCAACCAGAAGCCCTCCGCCAAGCCGTTATTGACACCTTTGGGTTTAAGCGCTTTGTCCAAACCCTCGCCGCCTTATTCTCCCCTGCTATTTCTTACCCCTAA
- a CDS encoding SGNH/GDSL hydrolase family protein: MKLPIKYWVPLGGIATVAATELTLRLAFGLGNPALLQADPEIGYYFQPNQEILRFGKHIRYNQYAQRSDPITLERSPGTLRILMTGDSVLNGGNPTDQPQTITELFKSRLQSAGYSAEVLNASAGSWAIGNQLAYLTQFGLFNSDAVILQIGTHDLLQPTSTSQAVGRSPYFPNRTPKSAIAEAWSRYFWPNASATLHLSIPKGEYPPPAPAEPQKQFEENMILLAEIISLVRSQNIPVFVLFTPDRQDLVPNYQTPPYKPEFFKLLEAWQVPAIDSHAHWSNLPTPQVEGYFRDIVHLNEQGNQAIADLLFQKICVNPSLLPCQPQP; this comes from the coding sequence ATGAAATTACCCATCAAATACTGGGTACCCCTTGGGGGGATCGCAACCGTAGCCGCCACTGAATTGACCTTGCGGCTAGCATTCGGCTTAGGGAACCCAGCACTCTTGCAAGCCGATCCTGAGATTGGCTATTATTTTCAGCCCAATCAAGAAATTTTGCGCTTTGGCAAACACATCCGATACAATCAATACGCTCAACGCTCTGACCCAATTACCCTCGAACGCTCTCCCGGAACGCTCAGAATCTTGATGACGGGAGATTCCGTCCTCAATGGCGGAAACCCCACCGATCAACCTCAAACCATTACTGAATTATTCAAATCTCGCTTACAAAGCGCTGGATATTCAGCAGAGGTTCTCAACGCATCTGCCGGATCTTGGGCAATTGGCAATCAATTGGCGTATTTAACTCAATTTGGCTTGTTTAACAGCGATGCAGTGATTTTACAAATTGGCACTCACGATCTGCTGCAACCGACGAGTACGAGTCAGGCGGTGGGGCGCAGCCCGTATTTTCCTAACCGCACGCCCAAAAGTGCGATCGCAGAAGCGTGGAGTCGCTATTTTTGGCCGAACGCCAGCGCGACGTTACATCTCTCCATCCCCAAGGGAGAATATCCGCCCCCAGCTCCGGCTGAACCCCAAAAACAGTTTGAGGAGAATATGATCCTTTTGGCAGAAATCATCTCTCTAGTGCGATCGCAAAACATCCCCGTCTTTGTGCTATTTACCCCGGACCGCCAGGATCTCGTGCCGAACTACCAAACCCCACCTTACAAACCCGAATTTTTTAAGCTCTTAGAGGCGTGGCAGGTACCTGCTATTGATTCTCATGCCCACTGGTCTAACTTGCCAACCCCACAAGTAGAAGGGTACTTTCGCGATATTGTCCATCTCAACGAGCAGGGGAATCAGGCGATCGCCGATCTGTTATTTCAAAAAATCTGCGTCAACCCCTCCCTTCTGCCCTGCCAACCCCAACCCTAG
- a CDS encoding polysaccharide biosynthesis tyrosine autokinase → MPTGKFSQGTPRNGQQPIPLNYYASSLQEKDEFDPKQLFNIIKRRIWVLVGVTAAFTGAIWVWTGTRDLVYLSEFRMLVEPVSEPSSSRELVTSRQPDSGFDYATQIEVLRSPKLLEPIIESLKSAYPTISYGEVISKLTITQVQDNQARPTKILTISYRDSDPQKIRTVLDTLVEGYSLYGIELRQQSLQRGVQFVEEQLPLLRDRVDSLQVELESFRRRYSLIDPESRGTEISSLMNLVNQQQKESQTELAQKQSLYVVLQRQLGVNPREAFTASALSESPRYQELLNQLLQVESEIAQESVRFLPDSPNMQVLLEKRENLLPLLNRESQRVLGTQSTLTVSGDLAPISVDLSKELVRTTNEIQVVQVRLAALEQVEAQLRQEFALIPALARQYTDLQRELQVANNSLNRFLATRETLQIEAAQKAVSWQVVSDPYTPFSPISPNLPRNLALGTVAGMLLGIAAALLAEQLDNAFHSPNEIKELTGLPLLGLIPFKRGLQRQDESREVSVAGRNWSSLGNWNARVSTNGSSSNGKGSDGENGHLLSNSAQGMDYNSSPFLEAFRSLYTNIRFLSSDTPIRSLVISSCLPAEGKSTVALYLARAAAAMGQRVLLVDADLRRPQIHARLGLPNMRGLSNAITTDIDPNEVILRSPFDDHLFVLTAGQIPPDPIKLLSSRKMQNLIEQFQTAFDLTIYDTPPTLGLADGSILGVRADGVLLVVGMGKTGRSELNQTLDNLKLSYVPVLGLIANGVKGLSTGADYYYRYYTPETRSRDAANPLPEVNHDGISRE, encoded by the coding sequence ATGCCCACTGGAAAATTTTCTCAAGGCACGCCTCGTAATGGACAGCAACCAATTCCCCTGAATTACTATGCTAGTTCGCTTCAGGAGAAAGATGAGTTCGATCCTAAACAGCTTTTTAACATCATCAAGCGGCGGATCTGGGTTTTAGTGGGCGTCACCGCAGCCTTCACCGGAGCAATCTGGGTCTGGACAGGAACTCGCGATCTCGTTTACTTGTCCGAATTTCGGATGCTGGTTGAACCTGTCTCAGAACCCAGTTCATCCCGCGAGTTAGTGACTTCTCGACAACCGGATTCGGGGTTTGATTACGCAACTCAAATTGAAGTGTTACGTTCCCCGAAGCTCTTAGAACCCATTATTGAAAGTCTTAAGAGCGCCTATCCTACGATTAGTTATGGCGAAGTCATTTCTAAACTGACGATTACCCAAGTTCAAGATAACCAAGCTCGCCCTACAAAAATTTTGACGATTAGCTATCGCGACTCCGATCCTCAAAAAATTCGGACGGTGCTAGATACCTTAGTTGAAGGCTATAGTTTATACGGAATTGAGTTGCGTCAGCAAAGCCTTCAACGGGGCGTTCAATTTGTAGAAGAACAACTTCCTTTATTGCGCGATCGCGTTGACTCATTACAAGTAGAACTGGAAAGTTTTCGCAGACGTTACAGCCTGATCGATCCGGAGTCGCGAGGGACTGAAATTTCCAGTTTGATGAATCTTGTGAATCAGCAACAGAAAGAATCACAAACAGAACTAGCTCAGAAGCAATCGCTATATGTTGTCCTGCAACGTCAACTGGGTGTCAATCCTAGGGAAGCTTTTACCGCATCAGCTCTCAGTGAGTCTCCACGCTATCAGGAATTGCTCAATCAATTATTGCAAGTAGAATCTGAAATTGCTCAAGAGTCAGTGCGCTTTCTACCAGATAGCCCTAATATGCAAGTTCTGCTAGAAAAGCGAGAAAATTTGCTACCGCTGTTAAATCGAGAATCTCAGCGCGTTTTAGGAACGCAGTCTACCCTAACGGTTAGCGGCGATCTTGCTCCAATTTCAGTAGATTTGAGTAAGGAGTTAGTTCGCACCACCAATGAGATCCAGGTTGTCCAAGTGCGTTTAGCTGCTTTAGAACAGGTTGAAGCTCAATTACGGCAAGAGTTTGCTTTAATTCCAGCATTAGCCAGACAATACACGGATTTGCAGCGAGAGTTGCAGGTGGCGAACAATAGCTTGAACCGTTTTCTGGCAACGCGAGAAACACTGCAAATTGAAGCAGCTCAAAAAGCAGTCTCATGGCAAGTCGTTTCCGATCCTTACACGCCGTTTAGTCCAATTTCGCCAAACTTGCCGCGCAACTTAGCCCTAGGAACTGTAGCCGGAATGCTATTAGGCATTGCGGCTGCTCTGTTAGCAGAACAGTTAGACAATGCGTTCCATTCACCGAATGAAATTAAGGAGTTAACAGGTTTACCGCTATTAGGGCTAATTCCATTTAAGCGAGGCTTGCAGCGACAGGATGAAAGCCGAGAGGTATCGGTTGCTGGTCGCAATTGGTCTTCTCTGGGTAACTGGAATGCTCGCGTTTCAACGAATGGTAGCTCTAGTAATGGGAAGGGCAGCGATGGCGAGAATGGTCATCTACTCAGCAATTCAGCACAGGGAATGGATTACAATTCCTCGCCGTTTTTAGAGGCGTTTCGCTCGCTGTATACGAATATTCGCTTTTTGAGTTCGGATACGCCGATTCGTTCGCTGGTGATTAGTTCTTGTTTGCCCGCAGAAGGGAAATCGACGGTAGCCCTTTATTTAGCAAGGGCGGCGGCGGCGATGGGCCAACGGGTTTTATTGGTGGATGCGGATTTACGCCGTCCCCAAATTCATGCTCGTTTGGGTTTGCCGAATATGCGGGGTTTAAGTAATGCGATTACTACGGATATTGACCCCAATGAGGTGATTTTGCGATCGCCCTTTGACGATCATCTGTTTGTCTTGACGGCGGGGCAAATTCCTCCCGATCCCATTAAGCTGCTCTCTTCGCGTAAAATGCAAAATTTAATTGAGCAGTTTCAAACGGCTTTCGATCTGACGATTTACGATACGCCACCTACCCTAGGATTAGCCGATGGCAGTATTCTCGGCGTGCGTGCGGACGGCGTGCTGTTGGTGGTTGGAATGGGGAAAACTGGACGTTCGGAACTGAACCAAACCCTTGATAATCTAAAGCTCTCTTATGTCCCAGTTCTGGGATTAATTGCGAATGGCGTGAAGGGGTTATCGACTGGTGCAGATTATTATTATCGCTACTATACCCCGGAGACGCGATCGCGCGATGCTGCTAACCCACTGCCTGAAGTCAATCACGATGGGATCTCCAGAGAGTAG
- a CDS encoding GtrA family protein, which yields MQIRQLKVLLKGFSRYPLYFLIGGIISLFVIVLREFLERFISTTSTSGYSFSVMVAYGIGNLLSFILHSKITFYTPYKQTLKQKIKQLLAFAANCLLSLVLTVIFSVAIRQFLTLLFPSGSWINTLAFGSAAISTSMITYLLNKMIFRSPTP from the coding sequence ATGCAGATTCGTCAATTGAAGGTGCTTCTAAAAGGTTTTTCTCGATATCCTCTTTATTTTTTAATAGGAGGAATTATTTCACTATTTGTCATTGTACTACGAGAGTTTTTAGAGCGTTTTATCTCAACAACAAGTACAAGTGGATACAGTTTTTCGGTAATGGTTGCCTATGGAATCGGAAATTTACTCAGCTTTATTTTACATAGCAAGATTACTTTTTATACACCTTACAAACAAACGCTCAAGCAGAAAATCAAGCAGTTATTGGCTTTTGCCGCAAACTGTCTTCTCAGCTTGGTACTAACGGTTATTTTTTCTGTAGCAATTCGTCAATTTCTGACCTTATTGTTTCCTTCTGGAAGTTGGATTAATACACTTGCATTTGGTAGCGCTGCTATAAGCACCTCAATGATTACTTATTTACTCAACAAAATGATTTTTAGATCTCCGACGCCATAA